One window of Microtus pennsylvanicus isolate mMicPen1 chromosome X, mMicPen1.hap1, whole genome shotgun sequence genomic DNA carries:
- the Glod5 gene encoding glyoxalase domain-containing protein 5, whose product MSGPTSETQLQKNSSQTPSPGLIHRLDHVVMTVRSIEDTITFYSKILGMEVTTFKGDRKALCFGDQKFNLHEVGKEFEPKAAHPIPGSLDLCLITEAPLEEVIRRLKAFDIPIEEGPVPRTGAKGPIMSIYFRDPDRNLIEVSNYVTS is encoded by the exons ATGTCAGGTCCAACGTCCGAGACTCAG ttACAGAAGAACAGCAGCCAGACCCCTTCCCCGGGTCTTATCCATAGACTTGACCACGTTGTGATGACCGTAAGGAGCATTGAAGACACTATCACGTTCTATTCCAAGATCCTGGGCATGGAGGTCACTACCTTCAAG GGAGACCGGAAGGCATTGTGTTTTGGAGATCAAAAATTTAACTTACATGAGGTGGGAAAGGAATTTGAGCCCAAAGCAGCTCACCCGATTCCGGGCTCCCTGGATCTTTGTCTGATCACAGAAGCACCTTTGGAGGAGGTGATCCGACGCCTCAAG GCTTTCGATATCCCCATTGAGGAGGGCCCAGTCCCCAGAACAGGAGCAAAAGGGCCGATTATGTCCATCTACTTCCGCGATCCTGACAGAAATCTCATTGAGGTGTCCAACTATGTCACCTCATGA